The following coding sequences are from one Microtus pennsylvanicus isolate mMicPen1 chromosome 1, mMicPen1.hap1, whole genome shotgun sequence window:
- the Zbtb45 gene encoding zinc finger and BTB domain-containing protein 45 — protein sequence MAATEAVHHIHLQNFSRSLLETLNGQRLGGHFCDVTVRIREASLRAHRCVLAAGSPFFQDKLLLGHSEIRVPPVVPAQTVRQLVEFLYSGSLVVAQGEALQVLTAASVLRIQTVIDECTQIIARARVPSTPAPAPLPPPVPPPLAPAQLRHRLRHLLAARPPGHPSAAHSRKQRQPARLQLPAPPAPIKAEGPDTEPVLTAAPEDRGEEDDDEETDEETDAEEGEGGGVGPGESQAPLAFPDCSGGFLTATAADSAREDPPASTGITDYGGTGRDFLRGTTVTEDVFPDSYVSAWHEAEGNGGPENCPVETSAPPDCALAGPRPTGMKTPGPPVALFPFHLGAPGPPAPTPPAPSGPAPAPPPAFYPTLQPDAAPSAQLGETPAVPAAPAAPATAISGPPVRVPGASGAEQPAYECSHCRKTFSSRKNYTKHMFIHSGEKPHQCAVCWRSFSLRDYLLKHMVTHTGVRAFQCAVCAKRFTQKSSLNVHMRTHRPERAPCPACGKVFSHRALLERHLAAHPAP from the exons ATGGCAGCGACCGAGGCTGTGCACCACATCCACTTACAGAATTTTTCGCGCTCACTTCTGGAGACCCTCAATGGGCAGAGACTAGGCGGTCACTTCTGCGATGTGACTGTGCGCATCCGTGAAGCTTCCCTGCGTGCGCACCGCTGCGTGCTGGCCGCGGGCTCGCCCTTCTTCCAGGATAAGCTGCTGCTTGGCCATTCAGAGATTCGTGTGCCACCAGTGGTGCCTGCGCAGACGGTGCGCCAGCTGGTCGAGTTCCTGTACAGTGGCTCCCTGGTGGTGGCTCAGGGTGAAGCGCTACAGGTGCTCACAGCAGCGTCGGTGCTTCGCATCCAAACCGTCATTGATGAGTGCACGCAAATCATTGCGCGTGCccgtgtccccagcaccccggcaccTGCACCTCTGCCACCACCCGTGCCCCCTCCACTCGCTCCCGCGCAACTGCGCCACCGTCTGCGCCACTTGCTGGCGGCCCGCCCCCCGGGTCACCCCAGCGCAGCGCACAGCCGCAAACAGCGCCAGCCTGCACGTCTGCAGCTGCCTGCACCCCCAGCACCTATTAAGGCTGAGGGGCCGGATACCGAGCCGGTGCTGACTGCCGCCCCTGAAGATAGAGGTGAAGAGGATGACGACGAAGAGACCGATGAAGAGACCGATGCTGAAGAAGGTGAAGGCGGCGGCGTAGGCCCGGGTGAGAGCCAGGCGCCCCTTGCTTTCCCCGACTGCTCAGGGGGCTTCCTTACCGCCACCGCAGCTGACAGCGCACGTGAGGACCCGCCTGCATCCACTGGCATCACTGATTATGGTGGTACCGGGAGAGATTTCCTTCGGGGGACTACGGTGACCGAGGATGTGTTCCCAGATAGTTACGTGTCCGCCTGGCATGAAGCGGAAGGCAACGGGGGTCCAGAAAATTGTCCGGTGGAAACCTCTGCCCCACCTGACTGTGCCCTGGCTGGCCCTCGCCCCACTGGCATGAAGACCCCTGGACCCCCCGTGGCTCTCTTCCCCTTTCATTTGGGTGCCCCAGGGCCGCCAGCACCAACACCTCCGGCTCCATCAGGGCCAGCCCCTGCCCCCCCTCCCGCTTTCTACCCCACGCTCCAGCCAGATGCAGCCCCCAGTGCTCAGCTAGGAGAAACCCCGGCTGTACCTGCTGCCCCTGCTGCTCCTGCAACAGCCATCTCAGGCCCTCCTGTGCGCGTCCCCGGTGCCTCGGGTGCTGAGCAGCCCGCCTATGAGTGTAGTCACTGCCGCAAGACTTTCAGTTCTCGGAAAAACTACACCAAACACATGTTCATCCACTCTG GGGAGAAGCCACATCAGTGTGCAGTGTGTTGGCGATCCTTCTCTCTGCGCGACTACCTGCTCAAGCATATGGTCACACACACGGGCGTGCGAGCCttccagtgtgctgtgtgtgccaaGCGCTTCACGCAGAAGAGCTCGCTcaatgtgcacatgcgcacacaccgGCCGGAGCGTGCACCCTGCCCTGCCTGTGGCAAGGTTTTCTCACACCGCGCACTGTTGGAGCGCCACCTGGCAGCTCACCCTGCACCTTGA